From the Sphingobium yanoikuyae genome, the window TGGGCCATGTGCGCTTCCTGATCTGGACTGCCGGCGGCGCGCTGGTGTGGAATCTGGTGCTGGCCTATGCCGGCTTCCTGCTCGGCCAGAATTTCCGCGATATCGACAAATATGTGGGACCGGTGGCGACCGCCTGCGTGGTCGGCGCGGTGCTGCTCTATCTCTGGCGGCTGGCGACCTGGCGGCCCAAGGGATAAGCCTGGTTAGAAGGGCAATTTGATCCCCACCATCACCCGCTGTGAGGTGGTGCCGTTACCCATGCCTTGGCTCTCGACATGGACATTGCCCTTCACCTTGCCGAACAGGGTGGTCTCTGCGCGGCCGAGCGGTGGCTCGTCGCTGGTGGCGACGACCTCGCGTTGGACCCGTTCGTCGCGGCGGCGACCGGTGACGACGATGGCGTTGGGACTGGGCGCGGGCTGCACCTTCTGAAGGTCGAATTCGGGCGGGATCTCGGTGCCGCCAACGCTTTGCAAGGCCATCAACAGACGCAGCATCCTGGGGTTCCTCCGGTCGCAACGGGGATCTGCCAGCGAGGCTGACGCAGGATTACGGCGAATCCATGGCCGTTTCAGGCGCGGGGATGGGCGGCGCGATAGACGTCGAGCAGATGGGCGGCATCGACCTGCGTATAGACCTGGGTCGAGGTCAGGCTGGCATGGCCGAGCAGTTCCTGGAGGGAGCGCAGGTCTGCGCCGCGACCGAGCAGATGGGTCGCGAAACTGTGGCGCAGCGCATGGGGCGTGGTGCGGTCCGACAGGCCGAGGCGCCCGCGCGCGCCCTGCACCGACCGGCGAATGAGCGCGGCCGAAAGCGGACCGCCGCGCGCGCCGCGGAACAGCGGCTGGTCGCGCTCCGGCGACCAGGGGCATTGGTCGGCATAGGACACGATCGCGGCGCGGACCTGTGGCAGCAGCGGCACCAGCCGGGTCTTGCCGCGCTTGCCGGTGACGCGCAGCGTGTCGCCTAGCGGCAATATGTCGCCCATCAGCCCCATCGCCTCGCCAATGCGCAGGCCCGCGCCATAGAGCAGCAGCAGCACCGCCCAGTCGCGCGCGCCGATCCAGTCCTCTCGTGCGCCCTCGGCAATGTCGCCGGCCAGCGCCAGCGCCTCGTCAGGAGAGATCGGGCGTGGCAGGCCGCGCTTGACCCGTGGCCCCTTGAGCTGGGGGACGCGGGCCTCCGCGCCGCCGACAAATTTCAGGAAGCCGCGCACTGCCGACAATTCGCGCGCTGCGGAGATATTGCCGATGCCATCGACCCGGCGGCTGGCGAGATAGGCGCGCAGGTCCGCCTGCTCCAGCCGGGCGAGGCTGGCGGCGGTCACCGCCTGGCCCTGATGCTCGGCAAGGAAGGCGACCAGCCGCTCGGCCGTGGCGACATAGGCCCGCACCGTATGGGTCGAGCGCCGCCGGTCGAGGCTGAGATGCTGGCGCCAGCGTTCGGGGAGGGAGGGGGTCATGTTGGAAATGCCGCGCTTAACTTCGCATATTTCCCGCACATTTTGATAGGTTGAAACAAGAGTAGGAAATCTTGTTGCGTGAAGCGGGGGATGCGGGGAGGGGCTGCGTTGCGCATGGCGGCAGCCTAGCAGAGGGAGGCGAGGTAGGACAGGTGGCGCGGAGGCCCGCCCCTCCAGCACCGCCTGCGGCGGCGGTCCCCCTCCCCGAGCAAGCTCGGGGAGGAATGGCAGCGTGCCCTTGAAATCCGCCCGAAAATGGGCACATGGGAGCCATGGCTACCCCGTTCGATCCGGCCGATTTGCCGACCGGCATCCTGATGACGCTGTCGCCGCTGGTGGCGCGCGTGCTGGCGCCCAATCCGTCGCCCTTCACCTATACCGGCACCCAGACCTATCTGGTCGGCGGCGCGGATGTCGCGGTGATCGATCCGGGGCCGGACGAGGCCGAGCATCTCGACGCGCTGATCGCGGCGATCGGTGGGCGGCGCGTGGTGGCGATCCTGTGCACCCATACCCATCGCGACCATAGCCCGGCGGCACGGCCGCTGAGCGCGCTGACCGGCGCGCCGATCATCGGCTGTGCGCCGCTGACGCTGAGCGACGATGGGCCGCGCGCGGATGCGGCCTTCGACGCGGACTATCGGCCCGACCGGGTGCTGGGCGATGGCGAGGCGGTGGCCGGCACCGGCTGGACGCTGGCGGCGGTGTCGACACCGGGCCATACGTCCAACCATCTCTGCTTTGCGCTGGTGCAGGACAAGGCGCTGTTCACCGGCGACCATGTGATGGGCTGGTCCACCAGCGTCATTTCTCCGCCCGATGGCGACATGACCGCCTATATGCGATCGATGCAGCGGCTGCTGGAGCGGGACGATATCGTCTATTATCCGGCCCATGGCGAACCGGTGGAAAATCCGCAGCGGCTGGTGCGCGGCATGATGGGCCATCGCAAGCAGCGCGAGGGCCAGATCATGCGCTTCCTGGAGCGCAATGGCGACAGCGCCATCCCCGACATGGTGGCGGAAATGTACAAGGGCGTAGACCCGCGCCTTTACGGGGCGGCCGGGCGATCGGTGCTGGCGCACCTGATCGATCTCAATGGCCGGGGCATGGCCGCGCCGCTGGAGGATGGGCGATGGCAGATGCGCTGAAGCGCTATGCCGGGCCGGTCGCGGTCGCGCTGCTGATCCTGATTGTCGGCGGGGCGATGCTGGTCGGCTGGCAGCGCTATAATCGCGACTATGTGGTGAGCGTCGAGGATGACGGGACGGCGGTGACCAAGGTCATTGCCGAGAAGATTGCCGGCACCAGCAGCCTGAAGGTTTCGGAACTGAGCGGCACGATCCAGAGCAGCGCGCGCGATGTGCGCGGCTTTGGCTGGCTGAAGTCCGACCAGGTGGTGAAGATGCCCTTTTCGGTCGATTATTTCGTCAATGTCGGCGCGATCGGCGCGGATGACCTGGAATGGGATGCGGAGCGCCGCACCCTGATCGTCAATGCGCCCGATGTCACCGTCGGCAAGCCCAATGTGGACGAAAGCCAGCGCACTCTGGTGCGCACCGGCGGCCTGTTCGTGACGCGCGAGGCGGGCGAGGAACTGAGCCGTCGCACATCGGCTTACGCGCAGGCGCGGGCCGCCAAATCGGCCGGGTCGCCCGAGCGGATGGCGCAGGCGCGCGAATATGGCCGGGCCGCGCTGGTGAAGCTGATGGCGGCGCCGCTGGCAGCGGCCGGGCAGGGCGATGCGCGGGTGATCGTCACTTTTCCGGCGGAACGCCCCAATCGCGATCGCTGGGACGTGACCACGTCGGTTAACGAGGTACTGGCAAACCGGAGACAGGCCCGCTAGGGCGCCCGGTAAGACCGAGGAGTCACAGGGTATGAACGCTTTCACTGGAATTCCGCAGGGGACGGACCTGCGCGCGGAAATCGACCGCCTGCGCAAGGAGCGCAACGCCGTCATCCTGGGCCATTATTACCAGTCGCCCGAGATTCAGGATCTGTCCGATTTCGTCGGTGACAGCCTGGAACTGTCGCGCAAGGCGGCCGAGACCGACGCCGATGTCATCGCTTTCTGTGGCGTGCGATTCATGGCCGAAACGGCGAAGATCCTGTCGCCGCAGAAGATCGTCGTGCTGCCCGACATGGACGCCGGCTGTTCGCTGGAGGACAGCTGCCCGCCCGCCCAGTTTAAGGCGTTCCGCGAGGCACATCCCGATCATATTGCGCTGAGCTACATCAACTGTTCGGCCGAGGTGAAGGCACTGTCCGACATCATCGTGACATCGTCGTCGGCCGAGAAGATCCTGGCGCAGATCCCCAAGGATCAGAAGATCATCTTCGGCCCCGACAAGCATCTGGGTGGTTACCTGAAGCGCAAGCTGGGCCGTGACATGCTGCTGTGGCCGGGCGTGTGCATCGTGCATGAGGCGTTCAGCGAGACCGAATTGCTGAAGCTCAAGGCCCAGCATCCGCAGGCGCCGGTCGCCGCGCACCCGGAATGCCCGCCATATATCGTCGACCATGCCGATTATGTCGGGTCGACCAGCGGCATCCTGGACTTTGCCAAGACGATGCCGGGCGACACGCTGATCGTCGCCACCGAACCGCATATCATCCATCAGATGCAAAAAAGCGTGCCGGACAAGAATTTCATCGGCGCGCCGGGCGCGGACGGCAACTGCAACTGCAATATCTGCCCCTATATGGCGCTCAACACGATGGAGAAGCTCTATCTGTCGCTGCGCGACCTGAGCCCGCGCATCGAGATGGACGAGACGCTGCGCGTCGCCGCCAAGAAGAGCCTGGACCGGATGCTGGAAATGGCCAGCGGCACGGTCGGCCAGGGCGATCTGGGCGCACGCTGAGGATAGACGGGGGAGGTCGGTCACATGGTCAACCTCCCCGACAGCGACTTCGGCCTTTTCTATTATTGCCTCGAATGGGCGATCCGCATCGGCGCGCTGATCGCCGTGCCCTTTCGCCGGACGCCGGCGGCGACGCGGGCCTGGCTGCTGCTGATTTTCTTCCTGCCGGTGCCGGGGCTGATCCTTTTCTGGATCATCGGCAGTCCGCGCTTTCCCGAATGGCGGCGCGCCCGGTTCGGCGAGCTTGATCCCTGGTTCGGCGGCATTGCCGCGCGGCTGCTGCCCCATGCGCCATCACCCGACCCTGATCGTGCGCCGATCGTCGACCTCGCCGCAAAGCTCGGCAAGATGCCGGCGACCGGCGGCAACCGGGTCGATCTGATCTTCGACTATATCGTGGCGATCGACCGGCTGGTGGCGGACATCAACGCCGCGCGGCACAGCGTGCGCATCCTCGTCTATATCTTTGCCGATGATGCGGTGGGGCGACGGGTGGCCGATGCACTGGGCGCGGCGGTCAAGCGCGGCGTCACCGTGCAGGTCATCTATGATCCGGTCGGATCGCGGCCCTGGCGCAAGGGAATGGAGGCGATGCTGCGCGCGGCGGGGGTGGAGCTGTGCGCCGCCCTGCCGTTCCGCTGGATTCGCGGACGCACGAGGCGCGACATGCGCAACCATCGCAAGCTGTTCGTGATCGACGGGGTGATCGGCCATGTCGGATCGCAGAATATCGTCGCGCGCGATTTCAAGCCGGGCATCGTCAACCAGGAACTGGTGGCGCGGGTGACCGGGCCGGTGGTGGCGGAGCTGGAGGCGCTGGTGCGCGCCGACTGGTATATGGAGACGCACCGCTTGCCCGAAGGGCCGGTGGTCATTCCCGAGCCGGCCGGCGAGGCGGTGACGCAATTGCTGCCGAGCGGGTCCAATTATCCGCTGGAAGGGTTCAAGACGCTGCTGGTGTGGCAGCTGCATCAGGCACGCAGCCATGTGATGCTGGTGACGCCCTATTTCATCCCCGACGATGACCTGGTCGATGCGATGCGCACGGCGGTGGTGCGCGGGGTGAAGGTCGACCTGATCGTGTCCAAGCCGGTGGACCAGTGGCTGGTCCATGCGGCGCAGGCCTCCTATTATGCCGAGCTGATGGCGGCGGGCATCGGCATCCATGCCCATCGGCCCGAATTCGTCCATGCCAAGACGGTCAGCATCGACGGTCGGCTGGCGGTGGTCGGCTCCTCCAATGTCGACATGCGCAGTTTCGAGCTGAACGAGGAGGCGAGCCTGCTCATCTATGACGCGGAAACGGTGGCGGCGGTGGAGCTGGTGCAGCGCCGTTTCATGGCGCGGGCGGAGACGCTGGACCGCGAAACATGGCGGGCGCGGCCGCTCTATCGCAAGGTTGCGGAAAATGTCGCGCGGATGGTCGGCTCGCTGTTGTAACGGCCCCGCATCATCGCCTATCGCATCGGGCCATGAGACATAAGCTGACGCTCCGTTCCGCCCTGATGGCGATCGCCATCGCTTCCGCTCCTGCCCTGATCGCCGCCGCGCCCGCCACGGGCGATGATCCCTATCTCTGGCTGGAGGATATCGAGGGCACCAAGGCGATCGCGCAGGTCGAGCAGTGGAATGGCGAGACGGAAAAGCTGTTGCGCGCCAGTCCGCGGTTCGAGGCGGACCGGGCACGGGCGCGCGCGATCCTGGACGATGAAAGCCAGATTGCGGTGCCCGACAAGGTGATGGGCAGCCGCGTCACCAATTTGTGGCGCGACGCGAAGAATCCGCGCGGCCTGTGGCGGTCGAGCGACCTGGTGTCCTATCTGGCGGGCAAGCCCAACTGGACGACGATCATCGACGTCGACGCGCTGGGCAAGGCGGAGGGCAAGAGCTGGGTCTGGCATGGCGCCGACTGCCTGGCGCCCGATTATGGCCGCTGCCTGATCTCGCTGAGCGCGGGCGGCACCGATGCCGATGTCGTGCGCGAATATGACCTGACCACCGGCAAGTTTGTCGAGGGCGGCTTTACCCTGCCCGAAGCCAAGAGCGACGTCGCCTGGGCCGACAAGGACACGTTGCTGGTCGGCACCGACTATGGCGCGGGATCGCTGACCGCGTCGGGCTATCCGCGCATCGTCAAGCGCTGGAAGCGGGGTACGCCGCTATCGGCCGCAACGCTGGTCAAGGAAGGCGTCGACAGCGACATTTCGGTGCGGCCGCGCGTCGAGCAGGATGGCGACAAACGCTGGGTCTTCATCGACCGGGCGCTGACCTTCTACACCAACGACCTCTATATCGAGGGTGCGAACGGCCAGCTGATCCGCACGCCGGTGCCTGACACGGCCGATTTCCGCGGCCTGATCGGCGGGCAGATGATCGTGCTGCTGAACAAGCCGCTGGGCGATATTCCGACCGGATCGCTGGTGTCCTGGCCGATCGCCGATGTGGCGGCGGGCAAGGCGGGGGCGCCGCAGGTGGTGCTGAAGCCGACCGCGACCACCGTGGTCGAGGAAGTGCGCACCACCGACAATATCCTGTGGGTGAAGCAGCTCGACAATGTGTCGGGCGCGCTGCTGGCGATGACCCGCGACGCCGCCACCGGCCGCTGGACCAGCCGTTCGGTGCCGCTGGCCGACAAGGCGACGGTCCATCTGGTCGGCACCGACGACAAGGGCGACCGGGTCTTCGCTTCGGTCGAGGGGATGCTGACCCCGCCGAGCCTGATGGTGGCAGGAGCGCAGGGGCCGGCGCGCACGGTCCAGCAACTGCCCGCGCGCTTCGACGCCAGCCAGTTCGTGGTGGAGCAGCGCTTCGCCACGTCGAAGGACGGGACGAAGATCCCCTATTTCCTGGCGCGCAAGAAGGGCGTGACGGGACCGGTGCCGGCCTTCATCCATGCCTATGGCGGGTTCCGCGCGGCGCAGACGCCGACCTATCTCACTACCGAACCCTATCGCGCCGGGCCGCTGGGCCTGTTCTGGGTCGAGGATGGCAATGCCTATGTCCTCGCCAATATCCGGGGCGGCAGCGAATATGGCCCGGCCTGGCATCAGGATGCGCTGCGCGAGAAGCGCCAGAATGCGTTCGACGATCTGGCGGCGGTGGCCGAGGATCTGGTCAAGACCGGCGTGTCGACCAAGGGCGATATCGGCATTTCCGGCCGCTCCAACGGCGGCGTGCTGGTGGGCGCGGCGATGACCCAGCGGCCCGACCTCTATGGCGCGGTGATCGCGGGATCGCCGCTGGAGGATATGAAGCGCTATTCGCATCTGTCGGCCGGCGCGTCCTGGGTGGCGGAATATGGCGATCCCGATGTGCCGTCGGACTGGGCGTTCATGCGCAAATGGTCGCCCTATCAGAATGTGAGGACCGGGGTGCAGTATCCGCCCGCCTTCTTCTACCTGTCGACCAAGGATGACCGGGTGCATCCGGGCCATGCGCGCAAGATGGCGGCGAAGCTGAAGGCGACCGGCAGCACGGTCTATTATCATGAATATCGCGAGGGCGGCCATTCGGTCGGCGCAGACCATGCCGAGGATGCGGTGCGCGCGGCACTGCTGCACGCCTTCCTGACCCGAGAACTGGTGGAGAAAAAGAAGTGAGCGGGGGCGGCCATGCCCTATTATGAATGCTCGATCAGAGGAGCGCATTTTCCGGCTGAACTGATAGGCAAGAAAGGCATGTGCGGTTTCAACACCACGCGATGGTTGGAAGCCGATGATCCCGATGATGCCGAGATGAAAGTCGTCCAGATGCTGCGTGGAGAGCGAAGCTTTCAATGGCGTGGCAAGCCAGAGCGAATGGCTGACGCACGGATATTCGTAGAGACCATCCGTGAGATCAAGAAACTTCCCAAGTCCCAAGGTGGCGGCGCAACATGGTACACAGAATGAATAGCTTTACCCTGGAGGGGTTCGATCTCGACGCCTTTGTCGCTTCGACGCTGGCGGAGGATCTGGGGCCGGATGGCCGCGACGTCACCAGCGAGGCGGTGATCCCGGCCGATGCGATCTTCGACGGCGTGATGGACAGCCGCGACGCGGTGACGCTCGCCGGCCTGCCGATCGCGGTTGCCTTCTTCCGCGCGCTCGATCCCGATGTCGAGATCGCGCTGCTGCATCAGGATGGCGACCGGGTGGCGGCGGGGACCGACATCATGCGCATCCGGGGCAAGGCGCGCGCGCTGCTGACGGCCGAGCGGTCGGCGCTCAACACAGTGCAGCATCTGACCGGCATCGCCACCATGACCCGCGCCTATGTCGACGCGATCCTGGGCACGGGCGCGACCTTGCTGGACACGCGCAAGACGATCCCCGGCCTGCGCCGGCTGGAGAAATATGCCACCCGCATGGGCGGCGCGACCAATCATCGAATGGGCCTGTGGGATGCGGCGATGATCAAGGACAATCATGTCGCGGTCGCCGGGTCGGTCGAGGAAGCGGCGCGCCGTGCGGTTGCCGCCGGCATTGCCAATATCATCGTCGAGGTCGACCGGGTCGACCAGATCGAGCCGGCGCTGGCCGCCGGGGCGACCCATTTGCTGCTCGACAATATGGATGCAGCCACACTGCGCGGCGCCGTCACCCTGGTCGGCGGACGGGTGCCGACCGAAGCATCGGGCGGCGTGACGCACGACACGATCCGCGCCAAGGCGGAGACCGGCGTCACCTATATCAGCGTCGGCCGCCTCACCCAATCTGCCCCTGCCGCCGACATCGGACTGGATTTTTCCCATGCGTAAATATCTGCTGCCCCTGATCGCCCTGCTGCTGCCCGGCATCGCCCATGCCCAGGCCAATCAGTGCCGCCTGCCCGAGATCATCGCCCGCCCGCAGGTGGAAGGGCCGAGCGCCGACGAGCCCAAGCGCGTGCTGCCGATCGGCTATTACACGCTAGCCGTGAGTTGGAGCCCGCAATATTGCAAGACATCGCGCGGCGGCGCCCGCGATGCCTTCCAGTGCGGGTCGGGCAATGATTTCGGCTTCACCCTGCATGGCCTGTGGCCCGACGGCTATGGCAAGGAATGGCCGCAATATTGCAAGCCGGCCGCGCCGTTGCCGCGCAAGGTAATCCGCGAGCATCTCTGTTCGACGCCGTCGGTGCAGCTGATCCAGCATGAATGGGTCAAGCATGGCACCTGCATGCCGACCACGCCGACCAAATTCTTCGCCCTGTCGCGCAAGCTCTATCAGGCGCTGCGCTATCCCGACATGGCGGCGCTGGCCGCGCGGCCGACCCTGTCGGCGCAGGATTTCGCCAAGGCGTTCGCGGCGGAGAACAAGGGCATGGTCGCCGATGGCATCCGCCTGAACGTCAACCGCGACGGCGCGCTGAGCGAAGTGTGGATCTGCATGGACCGCAAATTTCGCTACATGGCCTGCCCGCCGCAGCAGGGCGGCGTGCGCGACCGGGCGCAGTTGCGGATCGAGCCGAAGGGCTGAGACCCAGGCGCCCTTTCCCGCGTGGAAAGGGCAATGATCGCGGGTCAGGCGGAGAGGCAGCGCTTCATCGAGAGCGGGACACCCCTCCACCGGCTTTGCCGGTCCCCCTCCCCTGGCAGGGGAGGATCAACGATGGTGCATGTCAGCCGTCGATCGTCACCGTCGAGGGATGGTGGCGATCGAGATGCTTGCGGATGATGCGCAGATTCTTCGTGTTCGACTTGTAGAGAAAGTCGAAGATGTCGCCGGCAAAGGGAATGGCGCCGACCAGCGTGTCGACGCCGACATTGGCGGCCATGCGGGTGAGCTGCCATTTCGACAGGCCGAGATTGCGGGCTTCCCACACGATCCAGGCGCCCATGGCGGCGGTCGCGATGTCGCCGACGATGGGAACGAGACCGATCAGGCTGTCCATGCCGACCCGGCGCTTCGTGCCGGGAATGACGAACAGCCCCTCCAGCACGGCCTCCATCATCTCGATCCGGCGACGGATCGAGGCGGGGTCGCGGCCGAAGCCGGGCATGTCACGAACAAGGTCATCGAACTGCTTGGCCGAAACGGGCATTCCATCACTCTCCAAAGCCCTGTGCTGCCGGATAACGTCCGGCGCGGCAAAAAGGGCGCAGACCCTTAGTTGGTGCTGCGGAAGAGATGGTTCAATGGGTGGCGGCCACGCGGCGAGGGCAGAAAGCCGCTGAGCCGTTTTGACACCAGCGACCAGCGGATCGGTGCGCCGAGTGGAATATAGCCATTATGGGCCTGAATCAGGCCCACCGCCTGGGCGACGCGGGCGGCGCGCTCCTCCGCCGTGCTGGCGAGGCTGGCGGCCTGCAGCGCGGCTTCGCCCTCCGGGCTGCAGTGAATCTTGCGGGCACAGCCGATGCGGCCGAGATACCAGAGCGCGCTGTCATAGGCGGCGACCTCGTCGATTAGCGACAGGTCCGCCTTTTCGGCCAGGTCGACCCGCTCTGTAGCAAGGCCGATGGCACCCAGATCGCGCGCCAGCAGGCCGAACAACAGGGTCGAGCCGGGGCCGGCGGGCAGGGCGATGCGCAGTGGCGGCGGATCGCCATGGGTATCGCGCCAGCGGTCGATGATGGCCCGGCCTTGTGCCCGGCGATCATCCATCGCCTGCCCGACCCAGGCGGGCGCGGGCGGCGCCACCGGCAGGTCGAGCTGGCCGGGCAGCAACTGCTCGCTGATCGCCCAGCCGCCCAGCGGGAACATCTGCAGCAACTGGTTGCGATCGACCGCCATGTTGATCGCGGCGCGCACGCCGTCATCGTCGAGCAGATCGCCCTTGCCGGTGACGGCAAGGCCCAGCAGCCCCTGCACCGGGTCCATCCGCACGGCGTCGCGATCGATGCCGGCGGGCACCAGCAGGGGCAGGTCGGCATAGCG encodes:
- a CDS encoding tyrosine recombinase XerC, with protein sequence MTPSLPERWRQHLSLDRRRSTHTVRAYVATAERLVAFLAEHQGQAVTAASLARLEQADLRAYLASRRVDGIGNISAARELSAVRGFLKFVGGAEARVPQLKGPRVKRGLPRPISPDEALALAGDIAEGAREDWIGARDWAVLLLLYGAGLRIGEAMGLMGDILPLGDTLRVTGKRGKTRLVPLLPQVRAAIVSYADQCPWSPERDQPLFRGARGGPLSAALIRRSVQGARGRLGLSDRTTPHALRHSFATHLLGRGADLRSLQELLGHASLTSTQVYTQVDAAHLLDVYRAAHPRA
- a CDS encoding MBL fold metallo-hydrolase, which gives rise to MATPFDPADLPTGILMTLSPLVARVLAPNPSPFTYTGTQTYLVGGADVAVIDPGPDEAEHLDALIAAIGGRRVVAILCTHTHRDHSPAARPLSALTGAPIIGCAPLTLSDDGPRADAAFDADYRPDRVLGDGEAVAGTGWTLAAVSTPGHTSNHLCFALVQDKALFTGDHVMGWSTSVISPPDGDMTAYMRSMQRLLERDDIVYYPAHGEPVENPQRLVRGMMGHRKQREGQIMRFLERNGDSAIPDMVAEMYKGVDPRLYGAAGRSVLAHLIDLNGRGMAAPLEDGRWQMR
- a CDS encoding DUF4230 domain-containing protein → MADALKRYAGPVAVALLILIVGGAMLVGWQRYNRDYVVSVEDDGTAVTKVIAEKIAGTSSLKVSELSGTIQSSARDVRGFGWLKSDQVVKMPFSVDYFVNVGAIGADDLEWDAERRTLIVNAPDVTVGKPNVDESQRTLVRTGGLFVTREAGEELSRRTSAYAQARAAKSAGSPERMAQAREYGRAALVKLMAAPLAAAGQGDARVIVTFPAERPNRDRWDVTTSVNEVLANRRQAR
- the nadA gene encoding quinolinate synthase NadA, which produces MNAFTGIPQGTDLRAEIDRLRKERNAVILGHYYQSPEIQDLSDFVGDSLELSRKAAETDADVIAFCGVRFMAETAKILSPQKIVVLPDMDAGCSLEDSCPPAQFKAFREAHPDHIALSYINCSAEVKALSDIIVTSSSAEKILAQIPKDQKIIFGPDKHLGGYLKRKLGRDMLLWPGVCIVHEAFSETELLKLKAQHPQAPVAAHPECPPYIVDHADYVGSTSGILDFAKTMPGDTLIVATEPHIIHQMQKSVPDKNFIGAPGADGNCNCNICPYMALNTMEKLYLSLRDLSPRIEMDETLRVAAKKSLDRMLEMASGTVGQGDLGAR
- the cls gene encoding cardiolipin synthase translates to MVNLPDSDFGLFYYCLEWAIRIGALIAVPFRRTPAATRAWLLLIFFLPVPGLILFWIIGSPRFPEWRRARFGELDPWFGGIAARLLPHAPSPDPDRAPIVDLAAKLGKMPATGGNRVDLIFDYIVAIDRLVADINAARHSVRILVYIFADDAVGRRVADALGAAVKRGVTVQVIYDPVGSRPWRKGMEAMLRAAGVELCAALPFRWIRGRTRRDMRNHRKLFVIDGVIGHVGSQNIVARDFKPGIVNQELVARVTGPVVAELEALVRADWYMETHRLPEGPVVIPEPAGEAVTQLLPSGSNYPLEGFKTLLVWQLHQARSHVMLVTPYFIPDDDLVDAMRTAVVRGVKVDLIVSKPVDQWLVHAAQASYYAELMAAGIGIHAHRPEFVHAKTVSIDGRLAVVGSSNVDMRSFELNEEASLLIYDAETVAAVELVQRRFMARAETLDRETWRARPLYRKVAENVARMVGSLL
- a CDS encoding prolyl oligopeptidase family serine peptidase is translated as MRHKLTLRSALMAIAIASAPALIAAAPATGDDPYLWLEDIEGTKAIAQVEQWNGETEKLLRASPRFEADRARARAILDDESQIAVPDKVMGSRVTNLWRDAKNPRGLWRSSDLVSYLAGKPNWTTIIDVDALGKAEGKSWVWHGADCLAPDYGRCLISLSAGGTDADVVREYDLTTGKFVEGGFTLPEAKSDVAWADKDTLLVGTDYGAGSLTASGYPRIVKRWKRGTPLSAATLVKEGVDSDISVRPRVEQDGDKRWVFIDRALTFYTNDLYIEGANGQLIRTPVPDTADFRGLIGGQMIVLLNKPLGDIPTGSLVSWPIADVAAGKAGAPQVVLKPTATTVVEEVRTTDNILWVKQLDNVSGALLAMTRDAATGRWTSRSVPLADKATVHLVGTDDKGDRVFASVEGMLTPPSLMVAGAQGPARTVQQLPARFDASQFVVEQRFATSKDGTKIPYFLARKKGVTGPVPAFIHAYGGFRAAQTPTYLTTEPYRAGPLGLFWVEDGNAYVLANIRGGSEYGPAWHQDALREKRQNAFDDLAAVAEDLVKTGVSTKGDIGISGRSNGGVLVGAAMTQRPDLYGAVIAGSPLEDMKRYSHLSAGASWVAEYGDPDVPSDWAFMRKWSPYQNVRTGVQYPPAFFYLSTKDDRVHPGHARKMAAKLKATGSTVYYHEYREGGHSVGADHAEDAVRAALLHAFLTRELVEKKK
- the nadC gene encoding carboxylating nicotinate-nucleotide diphosphorylase, producing MVHRMNSFTLEGFDLDAFVASTLAEDLGPDGRDVTSEAVIPADAIFDGVMDSRDAVTLAGLPIAVAFFRALDPDVEIALLHQDGDRVAAGTDIMRIRGKARALLTAERSALNTVQHLTGIATMTRAYVDAILGTGATLLDTRKTIPGLRRLEKYATRMGGATNHRMGLWDAAMIKDNHVAVAGSVEEAARRAVAAGIANIIVEVDRVDQIEPALAAGATHLLLDNMDAATLRGAVTLVGGRVPTEASGGVTHDTIRAKAETGVTYISVGRLTQSAPAADIGLDFSHA
- a CDS encoding ribonuclease T2 family protein, producing MRKYLLPLIALLLPGIAHAQANQCRLPEIIARPQVEGPSADEPKRVLPIGYYTLAVSWSPQYCKTSRGGARDAFQCGSGNDFGFTLHGLWPDGYGKEWPQYCKPAAPLPRKVIREHLCSTPSVQLIQHEWVKHGTCMPTTPTKFFALSRKLYQALRYPDMAALAARPTLSAQDFAKAFAAENKGMVADGIRLNVNRDGALSEVWICMDRKFRYMACPPQQGGVRDRAQLRIEPKG
- a CDS encoding DUF4112 domain-containing protein, encoding MPVSAKQFDDLVRDMPGFGRDPASIRRRIEMMEAVLEGLFVIPGTKRRVGMDSLIGLVPIVGDIATAAMGAWIVWEARNLGLSKWQLTRMAANVGVDTLVGAIPFAGDIFDFLYKSNTKNLRIIRKHLDRHHPSTVTIDG
- a CDS encoding ABC transporter substrate-binding protein, which produces MFAVPPRLRRLSRRAALIAGASLALALGSCSDEGSGPVVVSVIGSRTELAKPLQNLPKPAAKLILEATAQGLVAFDAGGDILPALAQRWVVEDDGRSYIFRLRRAFWANGARVTAPDVARMLMARIEMLRQLDPDGPLDAVQAVVPMTGEVIEIRMAAARPYVLQMLAQPQMAVLSRDGGTGPYRSVWRNGAAMLAPVDRLSGDDADSDEEEAGVPAWQTRVLRAERASLAIIRFREKQSALVLGGRYADLPLLVPAGIDRDAVRMDPVQGLLGLAVTGKGDLLDDDGVRAAINMAVDRNQLLQMFPLGGWAISEQLLPGQLDLPVAPPAPAWVGQAMDDRRAQGRAIIDRWRDTHGDPPPLRIALPAGPGSTLLFGLLARDLGAIGLATERVDLAEKADLSLIDEVAAYDSALWYLGRIGCARKIHCSPEGEAALQAASLASTAEERAARVAQAVGLIQAHNGYIPLGAPIRWSLVSKRLSGFLPSPRGRHPLNHLFRSTN